A genome region from Clupea harengus chromosome 7, Ch_v2.0.2, whole genome shotgun sequence includes the following:
- the LOC105904064 gene encoding LOW QUALITY PROTEIN: uncharacterized protein LOC105904064 (The sequence of the model RefSeq protein was modified relative to this genomic sequence to represent the inferred CDS: inserted 1 base in 1 codon): MLTRAHRMGVWCLTGCVAVVTVFFHVYIXLLSVRRVRSSHHWTPCEIITSALSLQSVLQQAVAVLWMSLDVMDPRCLLGRIYPVLEVLLLSLRFSVLWNTAFLIFYYATKLVMEPIHCYTRIQELILRHVRPALLLIPICSLCLCCPLLAFMGHDSHNATWVTECGSILAPHVSSHTYVIVYLIVCDILPGVIMLKGSISISVHLAIHLRHMKASTNSSHGPKLGSEMRVIRMSLALALVYLVFLVVELYSHYMISQQGENMLFLTVFFSSLYTAICGLALVYGKESFWKELLHLYNLTMDRYPCLTCLKVPEKKADVSSAPTH; the protein is encoded by the exons atGCTGACACGGGCGCACCGGATGGGTGTGTGGTGCCTGACGGGCTGCGTGGCGGTCGTCACCGTCTTCTTCCACGTCTACA GTCTGCTGAGCGTGCGGCGCGTGCGGAGCAGCCACCACTGGACGCCGTGCGAGATCATCACCAGCGCGCTCTCCCTGCAGAGCGTGCTGCAGCAGGCCGTGGCCGTGCTCTGGATGAGTCTGGACGTGATGGACCCGCGGTGCCTGCTGGGCCGGATCTACCCGGTGCTGGAGGTGCTGCTGCTCAGTCTGCGCTTCTCCGTGCTGTGGAACACCGCCTTCCTCATCTTCTACTACGCCACCAAGCTGGTGATGGAGCCCATCCACTGCTACACGCGCATCCAGGAGCTCATCCTCCGCCACGTGCGTCCTGCCCTCCTGCTCATCCCCATCTGCAGCCTCTGCTtatgctgccccctgctggccttCATGGGGCACGACAGCCACAATGCCACCTGGGTCACGGAGTGTGGCTCGATCCTTGCGCCGCACGTGTCGAGCCACACCTACGTGATCGTCTACCTGATCGTCTGCGACATCCTCCCTGGGGTCATCATGCTCAAGGGCAGCATCTCCATCTCCGTGCACCTGGCCATCCACCTGCGCCACATGAAGGCCAGCACCAACAGCTCCCACGGGCCCAAACTGGGCTCCGAGATGCGGGTGATCCGCATGAGTCTGGCTCTGGCGCTGGTCTACCTGGTCTTCCTGGTCGTGGAGCTGTACTCCCACTACATGATCTCCCAGCAGGGGGAGAACATGCTGTTCCTCAccgtcttcttctcctccctctacaCGGCCATCTGCGGCCTGGCACTCGTTTACGGGAAGGAGAGTTTCTGGAAGGAGCTGCTCCACCTCTACAACCTCACCATGGACAGGTACCCCTGCCTCACCTGTCTGAAGGTCCCAGAGAAGAAGGCAGACGTCAGCAGTGCTCCAACTCATTAA